The window CGTAGGCCTTGCCTTCGAGTTGCGTGCGCATCTGTTCCACCGCCGTCGCCAATTGCTCCAGCTCGCCGCCGCGATAATGCGGCACCTCGACCCGACGGCCTTCGCTCACAGCCTGGGCATAAGCGGTCAACCGTCGAAGTGCCCGACTCAACCACCACGACAACAGCGCGCCAAACAGCAAGCCGAGGCCGATCAGCCCGGCGCCATAAGCGAGCAATCGGCGTTCGGTGCGATCCACATAAGGCTGCAACGAGCTGTTGGGTTTGGCCACGGTGACCACGCCGATGATCCGCCCGTTGTCGCGAATCGGCGCGCCGACGTGCATCACTGAAGACGTCGCATCATTGGGATCGCTGCGAGTCGAGCGGGCGCCATATTCGCCGCGCAGGGTCAGATAAACGTCGTTCCAGCGTGAGTAATCCTGACCCACCGCCACACCGCTGGAATCCAGTACCACGGTGCCTTTGGCGTCAGTGACGTAGATGCGGTGATTGACCTGATTCTTCGGCAAGCCCCAGATGTTCGCCGCCGGTTGTCGCTCTCCGTAGGCCTTGAGCAAATCCGGCCAACGATTCTGGTTGAGGGTTCCAGCCTTGAAGTCATCGCGCAGGATTTCCGCCATCAGATTGGCGGTGTCGACCAGGGTTTCTTCGGTGGACTGGCGCACGCCGGGGCGGATTTCTTCCATCACCGTGTTGAGCACGAAATAGCCGGTCAGGCCGATGAACAGCACGTAGACCAGGAAAATCCGGATCCCCAACGGCATCAGCTGTGTCCCGGGCTGTAGCTGTAGCCGAGCCCGCGATGGGTCTGGATCGGCTCGGCGTCAGCCTTCACCAACCGCAACTTCGCGCGCACGCTCTTGATGTGGCTGTCGATGCTGCGCTCGTAGCCGGCATCGGCGGCCACGCCCAACGCATCGAGCAATTGCTCGCGGCTGAATACGCGTTCGGGTTGTTCGAGCAGACATTGCAGCAAGCGGAATTCGTGGCGGGTCAGGCTCAAGGCCTGGCCGCGATAGGTGATTTGCACGCGCTCGTTGTCGACGCGAAACAGTGTCGGCGCAGTTTCTGCCAGGTTTTTCGGTACCGCACGCTTGAGAATCGCCCGAACCCGCGCCGCCACTTCACGGGGGCTAAACGGCTTGACCACGTAGTCATCGGCACCGATCTCCAGGCCCACCACACGATCGATTTCACCATCCCGAGCACTGAGAAACATCACCGGCACTTCGCTGAAGCGCCTCAATTGCTTACAGGTTTCGAAGCCACTGATGTCCGGCAGGCCGATGTCGAGGATGATCAGATCCGCCGGCGTCCGCCGCTGATGCTCCAGCGCCGCCGCACCCAGGGTCAGCCACGTGGTCGTAAAGCCCTCGCCCTGCAAGGCAAAAATCAGGGTGTCGGCAATCGCCGCTTCGTCTTCGACAATCAGGATATGAGGCATGGCGTCCGGGCGTGGGGTTGAGTGGGCGAACGGTGACTCAAGGAGGAATCGGCGTCAATCCGGTTGGGTCTGTAGGACCTAGCAGTTCTGATAGTAGGCAATGGCTGAAAACAGGTTGATGCTGTTAAGCCGCCCTTTCGGAACTGATACGGAGATTGGTCAATGTCTACGAACTCGCGCAGAACGATCCTGTTGGCAACCGATCATCAGCACTCGGTACTGAGCGCTTTGGTCGCGACTCGGCCTCATCCCATCGCCTACACACCCTATGGTCATCGCCCAGCCGAAAACGGCTTGCTCAGCCTGCTTGGTTTCAACGGTGAACTGCCTGACCCGATGACAGGGCATTATCATTTGGGGAACGGGTATCGGCAGTTCAATCCAGTGTTGATGCGGTTTAATAGCCCGGATAGTTGGAGTCCATTCGGGGACGGTGGGTTGAATGCGTATGGGTATTGCGATGGGGATCCGAGAAACCGGGCAGATGCGACAGGGCATGTTTGGTGGATTACAAAGTTTCTCAGTCAGTTATTCGGTAGGAAGCCAAAGCTTCCACAGACGAAAAATGAAGTATCTAGAATTACTGACATAGAATCAAAGCCGAAAGCAGAGCAACACAACTCAATGCGCCAAGAACAATACAACGCCGCAAAACCAGCCATAGGTCCCACAACACAAAAGATCGACACACAAACAACTGACCAACCCCCAACACCTTTTTACATCGACAGGAGCAACAAAGCAGTTTTTAGACTTAACTATAATGAATATTATGTTGCCCGTTTCCCATTGACACCTGTTACTACCAAAAAACTCACTGATCGCGGGGTCAACATTCACGCTAGCCTTTTCACTAACGATAAAGAAAAGGCTAATCTGGTTTTCCCTAACATAAACAGCACAAACAAACTCCTAGAGGCAGTTCGCATCAATCAACTGCAGCGTTGAAATACCTATCAACAATGCGGCTTGTCCGCCGTAAACCTTCTCGCCGGATTCACCGCCGCGCCAAACTCACGCAACGCCTTGGCTCCAATCAGCAGTGGATAATTAAAGCTGCTACGGTCAGTCAAATTGACCTCGACCGTGCGCTTCACATTGCCCAGGCACAACTCCAGATCGACCACTGGACGTTTGGTGGGCGCGGCGGTGTCTTCATCTTCGTCTTCTTCGGAGCGGGTCTTGATCTTGCTGATTCGCGCGATCTTGTGCTCATAGACCTTGTTGCTCGCGTCCTTGGTGGCTAGGCGGAAACGTACCCAGTCTTCGCCGTCGCGGGTGAAGGTTTCGATGTCCTTCGCCGACAGCGACGCCGTCAGTGCGCCAGTGTCCATTTTGGCCTTGAGCACTTCACCGCCGATTTCCGGCAGCGCGATGTATTCGTAACGGCCGTACAGGGTCGGTTCGGCGGCCATGACCGGCAGGGCGATGAGGGAAAGCAGTGCAAGAAGGGATTTCACGTAATGGGCTTCCATGAGAAGTGAGCAGCGGGATTTTAGACCGTTGTTCGCATGATCGTTCCCACGAGGTTAGCGGCACGCAGGTGAAACATTCGTCAGCACCGATTTGGCCTGCCGCCCGAAGCTGCTTATCATGGCGCGCCCAAACGCTTTCAAGAGTTGCCTATGCGCCGCCTGCTCACCGGCTGTTTCGTTATCCTGCTGCTGTTGCTCAACACCCTGGTTCTGATCGGACCGTTGATGGTGTTTGCCCTGCTCAAACTGGTCCTGTCCGGGCGCTTTCGCGATTACGCCTCCACGGCGGTGATGTGGATCGCCGAGACCTGGTCGGAAATCGACAAGCTGATTTTCCGCTTCTGCATCCCCACCCAATGGGACATTCGCGGTGGCGACGATCTGAGGCGCGACACGTCGTATCTGGTGATCAGCAACCACCAATCCTGGGTTGATATCCCGGCATTGATCCAGACGCTGAACCGACGCACGCCGTTCTTCAAATTCTTCCTCAAGAAAGAACTGATCTGGGTGCCGTTCCTGGGCCTGGCATGGTGGGCGCTGGATTACCCGTTCATGAAGCGCTACAGCAAGGCGTTCCTGGCGAAGCATCCGGAGTTGGCCGGGAAGGATCTGGAGATCACAAAACAGGCTTGCGAGCTGTTCAAGCGGCAGCCGGTGACGGTCGTTAACTATCTGGAAGGCACGCGTTTTACCGCCGCCAAAAGCGCTCAGCAGCAATCACCGTTCACTCACCTGCTCAGGCCAAAGGCTGGCGGTGTGGCGTTTGTGCTGGCGGCGATGGGCGAACAGCTGGATGCGATTCTCGACGTGACTGTGGTTTACCCGCAGCAGGCAATCCCGGGATTCTGGGATTTGATCAGCGGCAACGTGCCGAGGGTGATCATCGACATCAAGACCCGCGACCTCGACCCGGCGCTGTGGCAAGGCGATTACGAAAACGACCCGCAGTTTCGTGAAACGGTCCAGGACTGGGTCAACCAGCTCTGGACCGAGAAGGACCAACGCATCGACGCCTTGCGCGCCGAAAGCCGCTGATCAGCTACCAGTAACGCCAGTGCCCCAGATTCCGCCCAGGCTTTGCAGCAGCGAACCGCCAACGCCTTGCTGACC of the Pseudomonas sp. MAG733B genome contains:
- a CDS encoding acyltransferase produces the protein MRRLLTGCFVILLLLLNTLVLIGPLMVFALLKLVLSGRFRDYASTAVMWIAETWSEIDKLIFRFCIPTQWDIRGGDDLRRDTSYLVISNHQSWVDIPALIQTLNRRTPFFKFFLKKELIWVPFLGLAWWALDYPFMKRYSKAFLAKHPELAGKDLEITKQACELFKRQPVTVVNYLEGTRFTAAKSAQQQSPFTHLLRPKAGGVAFVLAAMGEQLDAILDVTVVYPQQAIPGFWDLISGNVPRVIIDIKTRDLDPALWQGDYENDPQFRETVQDWVNQLWTEKDQRIDALRAESR
- a CDS encoding ATP-dependent zinc protease gives rise to the protein MKSLLALLSLIALPVMAAEPTLYGRYEYIALPEIGGEVLKAKMDTGALTASLSAKDIETFTRDGEDWVRFRLATKDASNKVYEHKIARISKIKTRSEEDEDEDTAAPTKRPVVDLELCLGNVKRTVEVNLTDRSSFNYPLLIGAKALREFGAAVNPARRFTADKPHC
- the creB gene encoding two-component system response regulator CreB, producing MPHILIVEDEAAIADTLIFALQGEGFTTTWLTLGAAALEHQRRTPADLIILDIGLPDISGFETCKQLRRFSEVPVMFLSARDGEIDRVVGLEIGADDYVVKPFSPREVAARVRAILKRAVPKNLAETAPTLFRVDNERVQITYRGQALSLTRHEFRLLQCLLEQPERVFSREQLLDALGVAADAGYERSIDSHIKSVRAKLRLVKADAEPIQTHRGLGYSYSPGHS
- a CDS encoding RHS repeat-associated core domain-containing protein, producing MSTNSRRTILLATDHQHSVLSALVATRPHPIAYTPYGHRPAENGLLSLLGFNGELPDPMTGHYHLGNGYRQFNPVLMRFNSPDSWSPFGDGGLNAYGYCDGDPRNRADATGHVWWITKFLSQLFGRKPKLPQTKNEVSRITDIESKPKAEQHNSMRQEQYNAAKPAIGPTTQKIDTQTTDQPPTPFYIDRSNKAVFRLNYNEYYVARFPLTPVTTKKLTDRGVNIHASLFTNDKEKANLVFPNINSTNKLLEAVRINQLQR
- the creC gene encoding two-component system sensor histidine kinase CreC, with the protein product MPLGIRIFLVYVLFIGLTGYFVLNTVMEEIRPGVRQSTEETLVDTANLMAEILRDDFKAGTLNQNRWPDLLKAYGERQPAANIWGLPKNQVNHRIYVTDAKGTVVLDSSGVAVGQDYSRWNDVYLTLRGEYGARSTRSDPNDATSSVMHVGAPIRDNGRIIGVVTVAKPNSSLQPYVDRTERRLLAYGAGLIGLGLLFGALLSWWLSRALRRLTAYAQAVSEGRRVEVPHYRGGELEQLATAVEQMRTQLEGKAYVERYVHTLTHELKSPLAAIRGAAELLQSEMPLAQRQRFVGNIDSESARMQQLIERLLNLAQVEQRQGLEERVAVPLAALVDVLLNAQSARIEGKQLRVEQAIPSDLALIGEPFLLRQALGNLLENSLDFTPAQGVLRFTAIQIGEQIEFKLFNQAEPIPDYALPRLSERFYSLPRPDSGRKSTGLGLNFVEEVVKLHGGAMSIGNVDGGVQVSLHLPSIR